From Podospora bellae-mahoneyi strain CBS 112042 chromosome 5, whole genome shotgun sequence:
GAAGACTGGGCTGCGCTGACGGTCATCACTGACTTGAGTACCCCCGATGGTCAAAAGCTGGCGTACTTTGCCCTCAAGTTCCGCAAGGATAGCCCGGGCGTCAGGATTGATATCGTCCATAACCCCAAGGATACCAGCCAGTCGACATCTACCCTCACTCTTCAtatcaagaagcaggaggacAGTCTAGCGACCGTCAACACCCTATTGGATCTTGAAACCGTCCTTGATACTGTGTCAGGTGAGGCTGATCGTGAACTCGATGCTGCTCTGGCCAGCTTCTTGTCTAGCGTCAACCTCAAGGCAGGCAACAGCGCTCTTATCCTCAACGGCCGCCTTGTAGGCCCTATCCCCTCTGCCGAGGACTTCAAGCCTGAAGACTTGGAGACCTTCCTTGAGACGGAGCGTGCCCAGCGCATCGTTCCTGTTCACAAGGCGATCGAGGAACTTGGCCTCGGTGATAAGATTTCTGGTCCTTTGGATGCCGCCAAGTTGACCTCAGTCACTGCTCTCTCGGGTATTTCTGATCTCCCACAGGGCATCTTTGACTCTGCGCCATCTGTGAGAATTAGTCAGTTCAGCGAATTCAAGAAGGAACACACGTCATTCGAGGTTGGTGACGCTTCCAAGGCCACCATTTTCTTCactgccatcatcaatcccGCTAGCGAGGGTGGACAAAAGTGGGCTGCTATCCTCAAGGTTCTTTCCGAGTTGGAAGGCGTGCATCTTCGGGTgttcctcaaccccaccgAGAATGTTCAAGAGCTGCCCATCAAGAGATTCTACCGCTATGTTCTTAACTCTGCTCCCACCTTCGACCAGGATGGAAAGGTTGCGTCCCTGTCAGCCAACTTTGCTGGTGTTCCACGGGATACCTTGTTTGTTGCCGGCATGGATGTTCCTCCTGCTTGGCTCGTTACCTCCAAGGTCTCGGTCGACGACTTGGACAACCTTCGTATTAAGGATATCAAAGTCAAGCGTGGCACCGAGCATGTCGAAGCTATCTACGAACTCGAAAACATTCTCATCGAAGGCCACTCCCGCGAGATGCCCAGTGGCGCACCCCCCAAGGGCGCCCAACTCGTCCTCGGAACCGAAAGCAACCCCCACATCGccgacaccatcatcatggctAACCTCGGCTTCTTCCAGTTCAAAGCCAACCCCGGCGTGTAcaacctcaagctcaaggaagGCCGCTCCTCGGACATCTTCACCATGGTCAGCGTAGGAGCCCAAGGCTGGGCCCCCGCTCCCGGCGACGAAAACGCCGAGGTCACCCTCATGGACTTCCAAGGCACAACCCTCTACCCCCGTCTAACCCGCAACCCAGGCATGGAAGGCGAGGACGTCCTCGAGCCCACCGATCCCGAACCCGCCCCCTCAGGATCAGCAATGGACTACCTCAACAAAGGCCTCAAGTTAGCCGAAGGCATCCTGGGCAAGTCAAAGCCTGCAACCAAGTCCCTCAGCGAGACCGAGCACGCGGAGATCAACATTTTTTCGGTTGCCTCGGGCCACTTGTATGAGCGTATGCTCAACATCATGATGGTCAGCGTGATGCGGCACACGAACCACACTGTCAAGTTTTGGTTCATTGAGCAATTCCTCTCGCCTTCCTTCAAGGACTTTATTCCCGTGCTTGCGGAACAGTACGGGTTCAAGTACGAGATGGTGACGTACAAATGGCCTCACTGGCTGCGTCAGCAAAAAGAGAAGCAGCGCGAGATTTGGGGGTATAAAATCTTGTTTCTTGACGTTTTGTTTCCGTTGTCGTTGGATAAAGTCATTTTTGTCGACGCGGATCAGATCGTCCGCACTGATCTGTACGACCTTGTCCAACTCGACCTCGAGGGTAAACCCTACGGCTTCACGCCCATGTGCGACTCCCGCAccgagatggaggggttCCGTTTCTGGAAGATGGGGTACTGGGCCAATTATCTGAGGGGACTGCCGTATCATATCTCGGCTCTTTATGTCGTGGATCTCAAGAAGTTTAGGGAGATTGCTGCGGGGGATAGGCTGAGGCAGCAGTACCACTCTCTGAGCGCTGACCCCAACTCGCTGGCGAATCTGGATCAGGATCTGCCTAATCACATGCAGTTCCAGATTCCGATCTTCAGCCTGCCGCAGGAGTGGCTTTGGTGCGAGACTTGGTGCAGCGATGAGACGCTGGGCGAGGCGAGGACGATTGATTTGTGTAATAACCCGCAGACGAAGGAGCCGAAGCTGGAGAGGGCTAGGAGGCAGGTGCCCGAGTGGACAGAGTACGATGAAGAGATTGCTgagttggcgaggaggaacagggaggggaaggagaagaaggtggagggggggaacACTAAGAGTAggaggtttgaggaggagacaaaGGGGCATGTGGCTGATGAATTGTAGATGTGGGAGATGTGTACATATATAAAGAAACATTGGGGATATAGTTGTTGAGGTTAACAAAGTTTATTTGTGTTGCAGAATGGAAAGCATATAGTACCGTCCCTTATCGTCTCTCATGTCTTTTGGCTCCAAGTCATGCGACATACGCTGTGGCTAATAAATGACCTCTCTAACTCCTTCGCCGAGCAATGCATCCAACACCAAAATACCAACACTAGCAACGCAATCCCTCCCCTGCTAACATCATCAATAGGAAAATACTCCATCCCCGTTCCAGCAAGGCTGTTTCCACACCATGACCCATCACAACTCCTGCCACCCCCATTTAATGAGAAATGTACTGAAACACCGcactcacctccctctcccccatctcctgcCTCAGCAGCAAATCTTGtatccccttcaacccctcattCACAAAATGATTCCACGTACTCGTATCACCATACAACATGGCCGGCGCCTTGATAAACTGCTTCCCATCTGGCTTGCACCTCTTGCACTTGAACGTGTCATGCGTATCGCTCTTCGTATCAGGCCGATACTGGAACAGCTCCCTCAAGCTGTCCAAGCTAAAATGcctctccacatcctccgccGAATCCACCACACATGAACTCAAACTCTGCTTGTGCGACTGACGCTGAAAGATCTTTTCCTCGATTGTTCCCGTGGCAATGAATCGGTAGACGAAACAATCCTTTTTCTGGCCATCACGCCAGACACGAGCGAGAGCTTGCTGATCAGCGGCAGGGTTCCAATCGGGGTcgaagaggacgaggcgATTGGCGCCGATGAGGTTGAGACCGCAGCCACCTGCCTTACTGGAAAGAAGGAAGACGAATTCGTCGCCGTTGGGGTCGTTGAACTTGTCGACGAGCTTCTGGCGCTTGTTAACCAGCATTTTACCGTCGAGACGGAGGCAGGGGTAGGCGCGGCTGCGGCAGAGCTTCTCGAAGAGGTCGAGGGTTTGGGTGTAATTGCTGATGAGGACAATCTTGTCGTTTGTGTCGGCGCGGATGCGGGCCAGCATACGGTCGAGGACTTGCATCTTGCCCGAGTACCATGGCTTGATGTCGCGATCGCGGCCACGAGAGTCCCTGGGGACATAGTCATCGGGGTAATGTTGTTCAGAGCCGGGCAGATCATCGGGGAGCTTGAGAAGATCTGGGTGATTGCATAGGTTCTTGAGAATACCAATGGCCTTGAGTGGCTGTGAGCCTTTGCCACGGAGAAGGGCTTGGATGTCTGGCGAGGTGAGGAAGTAGTTGTAGAGGTCGAGCTGGAAGGGGGCCAGGTTGCAGAAGACGACGTGCTCGTACTTGATGGGCAAGTACTTGGACAGCAGATCATTGGTACGGCGAATGACAAACTTGTTGACGATGGTGGCCAGCTCGGCAAGACATTCATCACCGCGTTTCCTCTCAGCCTCAGAGGCCATGGAATCACGGCCACGGAGAATGGGAATCTCGAAGCGTTTGCGGAACTCGAGGTGTGTACCCAATAGATCCGGGTTGGCGAAGCTGATGAGTGAAAAGTACTCGGACAAATCGTTTTGAATGGGTGTACCAGAGAGAATGACACGACGCTTGACATTGAGGCCGTTCAGGGCAGTGAATAacttgttgtcgttgttctTCAGACGGTGACCTTCGTCGCAGAGAATCAGTCCGATCTCTGTGTTTCTGAGCTCTTCGCAGTTCAGACGGAGGGTCTCATATgagacgatgatgatgggtctCGTGACGGCTCGTCCGGTTGCAATGGCCCACTGGCGAAGCTGTCGGGTCAGTTCCTCTTTTGAAGCCTTGCCGTCAATAGCGAAAGGCGTCGTAGCATCCGGACCCAGCCACTTGACCAACTCGTTGGCCCAGTTGCGCACCAGACTTGCTGGGCAGGCAACAATAGCTTTCTGGATTGTTGTCTTGCCAGCATCAGCAGACTGCTTGAGCAGTGTCCACAGCAGTGTGATGCATTGTAGCGTTTTGCCAAGACCCATTTCATCGGCCATGATGCACCCATGTGCCTTTTCATCCACCATGCCCGTCACACACTTGTACATAAACTTGACACCTTCAATCTGATGTGGGCGGAGAATCTTGGCAAGCTTTGGATCGATGACCACCGGTACCCTTGGGTGCTCTccaacaaccttcttcttgatcccCAAGATCTCGGCGAGACTCTTGTGCTCTAAGGGCTCAACgatcttttcttcctcgaccTTTTCCTCTGGCTTAGGCGCATCCTTTGGCTTGTCGTCAACTGTTGGATCATACAGGACAATGGCGAACTCGCCACTTGGATCGTGCAGAGGCTTTGCGACAAATACAGCTCCTTGTCTTAAGCCAagtgttggtggagggcgaTTGGGGTTGTAGGCAGCGCTATCTTTGTTCAGGAGAGGAACCGAAAAGGCTTTGCGAAACACTGTGGTCTTGTCTTTTGGCTGGAATACTGGGAACTTGTTGGCGTCGCGATTCGCCAGGGCTAGCCGGTCGGCATTTGTGTAGGGCTTGTCGGCATCCGGACCAACGTCTCCATCTGTGCCCTTGTAGTCGATTCTCCGCTTCTTGCGAGCCGGGCGGTCGGTAGCAACGGTGCGAGTGGCCGACCCTGGGCATTTGAACGGCGTCCGGAGGCGGTCGAGTGATTGTGGTGTGGGGAATTTGCTTCGGGGAGCACCGACGTTCTCCTTGTtcgcggcggtggtgtttggtaTCCTGTGATGGTCATTAGGCGGTTCAGAGACCAATTGACTGCCAGGAAGTACGTACATCCTGTTAGCTTGGGTGAGCAGAAACTGTGCAGCTCTTCGTGTGAGATTTTCCAATTGGTAAAAATCTGGAGAAAGCTCACAAAAGGCGCAAGCTCTGGGAGGAAACGGTTTTGATGTAGGCGGCGAGAAACGTGCCAGTGTTGGAAAGTTTGGCGCGGATTGGTAATAATGTTGACTTTAGGCAGCGCGTCGCCATGGTGGGGCGTGTCTTGCTGGCGCGAGGTCAGATGACTGTGCCAAGAAGCTTCTTGCATCCAACCACGCATTATGTAATCTCATTAACAAAGTTACGATAGAAGTATCACGGAAAGAAAGTGTAGTACATTTTATTATATTCAAGTCGACAGCATCCCATAGCTCACTACCGTGTCCATCTTTGCGAAGCTTCCGCTGCCACTGCTTACTGCTTCTAGATTTCATAACCCAAGAGCGCCTTCAAAACCTCTTTTTTGTATCCCAACAACTCGATCCTTATATtctgttcttcttccacgACTGCGGCGCTTCAACCATCAGGACGTCGTCATCCCTTCCTGATAGCCAGATTCTTTCACGCAAAACACTCCATATCTTCTGGTCTttcccgtcatcatcctccacgcattccatcatcaaaaaTCCATCTCATTGGCCCACTGGAATTATACCCCTGACCGAAGTCGTAGTGGGGTCTTCCCCCTCGTCTTGAAAGACGTGCCCAAGATTCTGACAAGCCTCGCGTAGAGAGATTCTGCTTATCACGGCGTTGCCCAGCGATCGCAGTGACGGGTATGTTGCTGAGATCCACCTCATCAATGTAGCCTGCACGTTGGAGGTCTCACCCCATCTCAGTTTGATAAGGCGTTCGATTTGAAGAACGGACAATGCAGTCTGAAGTCTCAAAAACTGGATGTTCTCTTGTGCCACACACTGCAGAGCAAGGTTCTTGATGATTTTCATGGCGACCCAAATCTTGGCAGACACAGCTCTGTCAAGCCGTTCCGTCAAACTCTGCGAGCAAGAAATGGCAAAGGCTGGAGGCTGAGAGACTTGCTGTGCAAGAAACTCCAAAGATGCATCAAGGAAGAGCATCATCGTTTTCGAAATTGGGAGCGTCATTGGCAACTCCTGGCTTTCCCAGTTCCTGTTCTGTTGGCCAAGCAGGCTGGATTGACCAATAGCCGTCAGCCAAAAGGCCATCCGTCGCGCGGAGCTGTGAGCAATAGTCTTCTCGCCCAGAATATTCAACCATTGTCTTCCCGAAACATCGATCTCTGTCAGAAACGTACAAATCTCTTTGGCCAAAAAGCATAGCGTGAGATCCTTTGACTCCGAGACTCGTTCGAGCTCGGCTTTGATCGTCTAGATAGTGTCGTTTGCTTGCTTGATGTCGTTGTCATTCTCGTGGGTCAGGACTGCTATTTGTCGTTCTTGGCTAGCTATGGTATCCTCTGCCGCTGCCAATTGCTGATCTTTGGTACTCGACTATTGTTGGAACTGCTTCTCCATGCTTGTGATTTTGTCGTTCATCCGTCCCAACTCTTGTTGATGATCGTCCTTGACCTTTGCGAGTTCAGTTGTTAGGGTAGTAACGGTGGTGCCGACAACAGCCAGCTCTTTGACCTGGGTGGTCAGTTCGTGCTTGATAGTCCCGAGCTCTTGTTTCTTATTGTTCAAATCCTGGGATTTCTTTTCGATTTCGTTGACCTTTGTGACGAGCTCTTCATCTTTCGCCACGAGTGCATTCTTCCGTATACCCAAACTCGATATAAATATCTTCGTACCTTGCATCAGTCTCTTCCTTCATCTCAAAAAGCCGATTTTGCGTTGAATTGAGCTCATCTCTCTTCGCCTCAAGTTCATTTCGCAACCCTACTAGCTCCTCCAACTTTGTCCCAAGCTCTCTGTCTTTCTCGAAGAGCTGGTATTTCAGGCGCTGGAACTCATTGCTCAGCTGCTTAGAATAAAGAGTTGAATGTTTTCTGCCCAGCCAAAGGAATTATGCAAATCGGGTGCAGGGGGCAGCTTGCTCCTTCCTTTACAGAAAGGGAAGGCACATTAGGAAGGCAGGCGTGGTCTGGTGCTAGTGTACCGAAAGCTAGAGGCCTCAAAAGATTTCAGTCCCCCGCCGTTAAGGCAGCCGTCTGGTGAGAAAGGAGGAACCCACCCACCTTCAGTACTTTGTTTGCATATTCGAGCCCTTTTAGGATCTACTGTTTCGGACAGGTAGGAGAACCATTACCTTGGTAAAGCTGGCTTCTTAACTGACTGGCATCATGGATCATGTCCTCCAGAGTGGTCTCTGACACTCGACGGGTCTTGCATGCTCTCGATGTGTCAGGGCCTTAGCACTGTCCCAAATTAACCATGCGAGAGCATTGCACCAACTTCTGCCGACTTTGTTTCCTCAAGGATTGCGACACAAGCGACAGTCACGTACCTCATGGATGAGAGCGGGCTAAATCGACCCCTGTCGACCTTTGAGAACAGTTCGTGGCTAACATCCTACCATTATCGCCGCTGCGCATTCAGTCACTACCCCTTCTAGATTGAGATATCTTAGGCTTTCATCCCGGGCAGTAAATCCAGGAAGCTTAGGATTCATTCACATTCTTCAGCAGGTCGTCTGTGCGCCcgagatgtggtggtggtgcgagTGTCAGTGCCCTCGCACAGAACGTTACCTCACTCAGGGTAATCTTTGACATTGACGTCACCTCTAGACGACTTTTCAATGTCCCCAACTGTGATCATTCACTGTCAGCTAATTTGATACACTCTGACTCGTGGCTTGAGGGCATCTGACTATACCATCAACATCAGTAAACATACCCTTGACCTCGACAGGCCAAAATGTGCTACGCCCACGACCTCAACCCTACCCCTCAAGACATGGgctcaaccccatcaccctcaacatcctTCGGCTACCctacctcatcaccatccctcctcgtcaacacCCCATCCAGCCTTCAACAACCTGTACGCCCCCATCACATCTCCCCCTTATTACCTAGGTAGTCACTAACCCCCACCTAGTCCAACTTAACAACCCCCTaccgccccccctccgcctaCCCAGGCCTAATCCCCACACCCCCAGTCGACATCCCCCTCtgctccatcttcatcttcctcctcctcctccccatccccctcaacctaaccctccaccatctctccctctaccgccaccgccaccccgGCATCTCCACCCGCCCCCTCATCCCAATCTTCCTCTCCGtcttctgcctcctccgGATCCTAGCCCTCTCCTTAAGAATAGCCTGGTCcgtccacccctccaacctccgcCTCGAAACCGCTGCCGTGGTCCTCTCCATGGCCGGTATCATCCTCCTCTATATCGCCAACCTAATCATAACCCGTCGCTGGGTGCGCGATTACGCCATTTTCGGTTATCGCACCCTGGTCAAGGGTTTTTTCCGGTTCTGGGCAGCGGTTGTTATTATTTGTCTCGtcatggcggtggtggtgagcgttAATTGTTATTTTACTCACGATGGGGTTATACTTCGGGAATGTAGGAACGTGCTTCTTGTTGCGGTTGCGGTGTTGACTTTTGTAGCTTTTATACCTGTTTTGACGgtcggggtggtgatggtgggggatttggaggatCATGAGGTGATTGATGGGGAGTACTCCCGTTTTAGGTCGAGGAGTGGGTTGCTTGCGGTGACGGCattgttgttgacgttggAGGCGGGGTTtaggttgggggtgatgtttGATCCGAGGCcgtggggggaggagaggtggtaTCATTCGAGGGCGGCGTATTATTGCTTGGGGTATGTacttgaggtggtggtggtttggttgttgaCTGGGGGGCGGGTTTGGGGCGGGTTTaggacgggggaggtgtaTAAGGGGCATTGgccggggggtgggaggccgagggtggagaggtgggcTGAGTGGGTTAATactgagggggaggtttatggggagagggggtaggaagagggggggtaGATCGCTTTTGTTGATAGGTACTGTTGGAAAAAGGAATTTTGTTGATTGGATTCATGGAATGAGTGTGATCGATCTGTCTATTCTCAAAGATCCTCCGGTTCATTCAACCCAAACGTCTCAAACACCTTGAGATCATGATGTCTTAGGTCCTCAGAGAGAGGATACCACCCCTTATTACTCATAtccaacaccatcccctGCACCGAGGCGAGTATTAATTCGATGATATCAAAACAATCGTTCCGCCAGTCTTTGGTATGCCTTGCTGGAGGATCGTTGTTGGGAGGCGGCACACCGTCATGAGTCAAATAATGACCGAGTCGAtgccgagagagagaggcacGAAGACACGGATTCCAGCGGCGAAGGATGCTGTTGGTTGTTACATTGTCCTTGAAGTAGGCGTAGTCGAGGGCGATTTGAGGAAGGGTGACGTAGAATCGCTTTGGTGGGATGTAATCCGCttcccttttcttcgtcTGAGAAGAGCCTTTGTATCTGATGTTTGGATTGTTGCTGGCGGTGGAGTTGGAGGTCATCTTGGGaatgttgagggagagggacaTGCTGACAGGTGTTAGCGGTTGCCTTGCAGCGAATGAAGGTCAGGAAGCATACACTTTAAATGAAAAAGTTACAAGCAATTAAAATCGTGGAAAACGGTTTGACCGGAACCGCACCTTTGGCATCATGGGCTGAAAAGCAGACCACGCAATGTTTTGCGACCTCCCATTCAACTGGGATTCAAAAGCTTGGTGCAACAGAGGACAAAGCAACAAGGTCTCTTTTGTGGCTATTATGTAACCGTCCGTCTGATGTGTCCATAAGTGAAAAGGGCCGCTCAGACGTAATTCTTTGTTCATGGATCACTGAAGTCAGGGTTTGGGATACAAGAGGCCGGCTGTCACCTCCTGCAACAATGAATTTCGTGTTGGCATCTTGTCTCAGTCA
This genomic window contains:
- the KRE5 gene encoding killer toxin resistant protein (COG:G; EggNog:ENOG503NVVK; CAZy:GT24; BUSCO:EOG0926049A) → MLRLSQLPLGLAAILATCLSPAHVGASPSVNVALKAAFSAPPYLVELLETAASDNATAYFALLDRVAKGDFVEAKTDKTLYEKFVEVLQDDGHMDAEALSTFKLALSMRTAAPRIEAHYQYYSTAVEPSLAEDQVGCVQWYLLDGKQYCTPSLDKAHADVKQSSQERTLPFDHKFGAGAKDIILYADITSPSFGKFHETAKEIAQKGEGSYRIRYKRSAAHPEETLSVNGYGVALTLKRTDYIVIDDRDTGAAKAQDEAQKPIGASDVVLDDEEEITDIKPLEKSELTPLAMKAASFIMKSDSPFETLLKLTQDFPKYSTSLGAHNVSEEFEEEHRLNRQVLAPEGVNVLWMNGVQLIDRQIQPFGLVDLLTRERKLIHGVLDLGLTGEQAVSLLGHSEIAQAKSADHEPRRFDWRDKIEDGEVIVWLNNIEKDKRYQEFSPSIWTILQSFGGLPQVRKNMFNLVAPVDLTKPEDVTVIVEQLLVFMKRLIPVRFGFVPLTPTGEAINQAKVVYYLLDTYGLSATVAYLENSLESKKTSKADEGVFKQAIKDRKPKEDATVLAFKDIFTSEHHEKHIHLAKHWVERLRADTEVPPVFFNGFPIPREENWLKAMNQKLGAELQEIQQGVYFGQIGDETNIEAQFAEKAIARRNTFIYPEDARDITILNVNKVYTENAYLFDKVPVVEADKDSTKEDWAALTVITDLSTPDGQKLAYFALKFRKDSPGVRIDIVHNPKDTSQSTSTLTLHIKKQEDSLATVNTLLDLETVLDTVSGEADRELDAALASFLSSVNLKAGNSALILNGRLVGPIPSAEDFKPEDLETFLETERAQRIVPVHKAIEELGLGDKISGPLDAAKLTSVTALSGISDLPQGIFDSAPSVRISQFSEFKKEHTSFEVGDASKATIFFTAIINPASEGGQKWAAILKVLSELEGVHLRVFLNPTENVQELPIKRFYRYVLNSAPTFDQDGKVASLSANFAGVPRDTLFVAGMDVPPAWLVTSKVSVDDLDNLRIKDIKVKRGTEHVEAIYELENILIEGHSREMPSGAPPKGAQLVLGTESNPHIADTIIMANLGFFQFKANPGVYNLKLKEGRSSDIFTMVSVGAQGWAPAPGDENAEVTLMDFQGTTLYPRLTRNPGMEGEDVLEPTDPEPAPSGSAMDYLNKGLKLAEGILGKSKPATKSLSETEHAEINIFSVASGHLYERMLNIMMVSVMRHTNHTVKFWFIEQFLSPSFKDFIPVLAEQYGFKYEMVTYKWPHWLRQQKEKQREIWGYKILFLDVLFPLSLDKVIFVDADQIVRTDLYDLVQLDLEGKPYGFTPMCDSRTEMEGFRFWKMGYWANYLRGLPYHISALYVVDLKKFREIAAGDRLRQQYHSLSADPNSLANLDQDLPNHMQFQIPIFSLPQEWLWCETWCSDETLGEARTIDLCNNPQTKEPKLERARRQVPEWTEYDEEIAELARRNREGKEKKVEGGNTKSRRFEEETKGHVADEL
- the RAD54 gene encoding DNA-dependent ATPase protein rad54 (EggNog:ENOG503NVQF; COG:L) → MATRCLKSTLLPIRAKLSNTGTFLAAYIKTVSSQSLRLLIPNTTAANKENVGAPRSKFPTPQSLDRLRTPFKCPGSATRTVATDRPARKKRRIDYKGTDGDVGPDADKPYTNADRLALANRDANKFPVFQPKDKTTVFRKAFSVPLLNKDSAAYNPNRPPPTLGLRQGAVFVAKPLHDPSGEFAIVLYDPTVDDKPKDAPKPEEKVEEEKIVEPLEHKSLAEILGIKKKVVGEHPRVPVVIDPKLAKILRPHQIEGVKFMYKCVTGMVDEKAHGCIMADEMGLGKTLQCITLLWTLLKQSADAGKTTIQKAIVACPASLVRNWANELVKWLGPDATTPFAIDGKASKEELTRQLRQWAIATGRAVTRPIIIVSYETLRLNCEELRNTEIGLILCDEGHRLKNNDNKLFTALNGLNVKRRVILSGTPIQNDLSEYFSLISFANPDLLGTHLEFRKRFEIPILRGRDSMASEAERKRGDECLAELATIVNKFVIRRTNDLLSKYLPIKYEHVVFCNLAPFQLDLYNYFLTSPDIQALLRGKGSQPLKAIGILKNLCNHPDLLKLPDDLPGSEQHYPDDYVPRDSRGRDRDIKPWYSGKMQVLDRMLARIRADTNDKIVLISNYTQTLDLFEKLCRSRAYPCLRLDGKMLVNKRQKLVDKFNDPNGDEFVFLLSSKAGGCGLNLIGANRLVLFDPDWNPAADQQALARVWRDGQKKDCFVYRFIATGTIEEKIFQRQSHKQSLSSCVVDSAEDVERHFSLDSLRELFQYRPDTKSDTHDTFKCKRCKPDGKQFIKAPAMLYGDTSTWNHFVNEGLKGIQDLLLRQEMGEREVSAVFQYISH
- a CDS encoding hypothetical protein (EggNog:ENOG503NUNN; COG:S) translates to MCYAHDLNPTPQDMGSTPSPSTSFGYPTSSPSLLVNTPSSLQQPSNLTTPYRPPSAYPGLIPTPPVDIPLCSIFIFLLLLPIPLNLTLHHLSLYRHRHPGISTRPLIPIFLSVFCLLRILALSLRIAWSVHPSNLRLETAAVVLSMAGIILLYIANLIITRRWVRDYAIFGYRTLVKGFFRFWAAVVIICLVMAVVVSVNCYFTHDGVILRECRNVLLVAVAVLTFVAFIPVLTVGVVMVGDLEDHEVIDGEYSRFRSRSGLLAVTALLLTLEAGFRLGVMFDPRPWGEERWYHSRAAYYCLGYVLEVVVVWLLTGGRVWGGFRTGEVYKGHWPGGGRPRVERWAEWVNTEGEVYGERG